The genomic interval TGTACAGGTACGCCGAACCGGCTCCGACCTGCGCGTGTGCCATCGCGGGTGTGATGACGGTGGCGGCGTAGTGGAAGAGGGTGCGCGCATTGAGATTACGGGCACCGTCGTTCAGGAACTCGTAACTGCCGCCCACGAAGCCGTTCTTCCACGAAGATCCCTCCCAGCGGAAGGACTCGGCGTCTCGTGCCGAGTAGAGGGTGGCTCGCGCCATCGCGGCGCCGATGCGGGCGGCATCGTCGAGGATGCCACGACGACGCGCATCCGGGGCGAACGGATGCCCGTGGACGATCCCGAGTGCGGCGAGGGTGCCGGCCCGCTCAGGATCGAGAGCTTCGGCCGGCTCCTCCGCGACGAGCTGCGCGATCTCCTCGAAGAACGAGAAGTCATTCGAATGCACGGTGTTGAACGACTGCTCGCCGATGTTCACGAAAGTGTTCTCGGGCACAGCATCCGCATCACTGAGCCGGTAGATGCGCGCCTGCTTGATCGCCGGGACGCCACCCAGGGCGCGGATCACGACGAAATTCGTGAAGGTCGAGCACTCGTAGGTGTAGTAGCCGTCGGGTCGCTCGCCCTCGTACCCAGGAGGAAGGTACAGGAACTTGCCCCCCGCACCCTTGTCGGGCCCCGCGATACCCATATCGGCGACGTAGCGGAACCAGAAGTCGTCGACGACGCCGAGCGCCTGCGCGGGCACTTCGATGACCGTCGGCCCCCACGCCCTCAGATCGAGGAACGTGACCCCGTACGTGGTCTCGGTGTTCGGCGTGAGAAAGATGGGAGTGGAGCTGCAGCGCGGATCCGTATATGCGATCTTGTCGGGCGAATCGACGCCGACAGAGCGCAGCCCACGCCGCATGGCGACAAGCGATGCCCCCGGGACGGTGTTCAGGAACGCCGTGATGCCCCGAACCAGATCGAGGCTGTCGAAGATCGGCCCGACCGATTCGGGCATCGGCACCCCGTCGAAGAACCGGAACTCGCCGAACGGTGTCGGCAATCTGTCAGGAGTGGAGATGTGGGCCACCTCCGCGGCGAGCTCTTCATCCGTCAATCCCAGTGCTGTCGTGCTGTTGGTCGCCATCGTCTTCCCCTCATCGGTCGATACGCTCGCGAGTGTGTCAGACCGCCGGGGGTGAGGGCATCACGCAGATCGGACGAGAAGCCGCCTCGCTGGGAGCCAGCCCACGTAGCCTGAACTCGGAAACCGTTGCAAGCCACTGAAAGGTCGTGCCATGGGACGCATCGTCGTCGTCAACTTCACCAGCCTGGATGGAGTCATCCAATCGCCACTGTTCGCGGACGAGGATCGCGAAGGCGGCTTCGAGCACGGGGGATGGGTGCCCCCGTACAGCGACGACGTTGTCAACGCCTTCATGCAACAGGCGACCGTCAGCGCGTCTGGGATGCTGCTCGGGCGCCGCTCGTACGAGATCCTTCGGGACGCCTGGTCTGATGCCGACGACGCTGAGCCTGCGATCGCCGCCATGAACAACATGCCGAAGTACGTGGCGGCGTCCGCGCCGGTGGAGCTCACCTGGCCGAACTCGAGCGTCATCAGCAGCGATGTGCGTGGAGCCGTCGGGGCACTGAGAGAGCGCGGTGACGGCGACATCGTCATCTTCGGATCCGGCGGGCTGGTACGCGCCCTCGCCGAGCACGACCTCGTCGATGAATACCGACTGCTG from Microbacterium sp. H1-D42 carries:
- a CDS encoding DUF1254 domain-containing protein, which translates into the protein MATNSTTALGLTDEELAAEVAHISTPDRLPTPFGEFRFFDGVPMPESVGPIFDSLDLVRGITAFLNTVPGASLVAMRRGLRSVGVDSPDKIAYTDPRCSSTPIFLTPNTETTYGVTFLDLRAWGPTVIEVPAQALGVVDDFWFRYVADMGIAGPDKGAGGKFLYLPPGYEGERPDGYYTYECSTFTNFVVIRALGGVPAIKQARIYRLSDADAVPENTFVNIGEQSFNTVHSNDFSFFEEIAQLVAEEPAEALDPERAGTLAALGIVHGHPFAPDARRRGILDDAARIGAAMARATLYSARDAESFRWEGSSWKNGFVGGSYEFLNDGARNLNARTLFHYAATVITPAMAHAQVGAGSAYLYTAEDSHGALLDGGETYSLRIPPNPPAKNFWAIDIYDTQTRSLLQSAPYPAVASHAEELQIEADGSFVIWFGPSAPEGKESNWIPTLPGKSWWPLLRLYGPLESWFDMTWQLPEIVREQA
- a CDS encoding dihydrofolate reductase family protein — its product is MGRIVVVNFTSLDGVIQSPLFADEDREGGFEHGGWVPPYSDDVVNAFMQQATVSASGMLLGRRSYEILRDAWSDADDAEPAIAAMNNMPKYVAASAPVELTWPNSSVISSDVRGAVGALRERGDGDIVIFGSGGLVRALAEHDLVDEYRLLLFPLVLGRGKRMFDADARFADFSLTDTVVAPSGVVILTYARSRD